One window from the genome of Gimesia aquarii encodes:
- a CDS encoding Maf family protein: MISFDKIILGSRSPRRQELLSQIIPITSIEVIPPQNSEEADFEQLCDLESIRQRLISICKTKNDDVLEQVEQSAGTLNPILTADTVVVVEQEDAKYLVLGQPPEKGEWKQTVRQWFTDYYAGKTHRVLTGLCFRSGDQINTEVVQTLVTFHGIDYVNRYLDWYLSIKESLGKAGGYAVQGSGSIFVQQIEGSLSNVVGLPLEQLIELFH, translated from the coding sequence ATGATAAGCTTTGATAAGATCATTTTGGGATCCAGATCTCCTCGCCGTCAAGAATTGCTATCTCAGATTATCCCAATAACCTCTATTGAAGTGATTCCTCCACAGAATTCAGAAGAAGCGGATTTTGAGCAACTATGCGATTTAGAATCTATTCGTCAGAGACTGATTTCCATTTGCAAAACAAAAAACGATGACGTATTAGAGCAAGTCGAGCAGAGCGCAGGCACCTTAAATCCAATCTTAACGGCCGATACCGTTGTTGTGGTTGAGCAGGAAGATGCAAAATATCTTGTGTTGGGACAACCTCCTGAAAAGGGCGAATGGAAGCAGACCGTCAGGCAATGGTTCACTGACTACTATGCTGGCAAGACACATCGAGTATTGACAGGTCTTTGTTTTCGATCGGGAGATCAAATTAACACCGAAGTTGTGCAAACACTGGTGACCTTTCATGGGATCGATTATGTTAACCGATATCTAGATTGGTATCTTTCAATTAAAGAATCATTGGGAAAAGCTGGCGGGTATGCCGTTCAGGGAAGTGGTAGCATTTTTGTTCAACAGATTGAAGGCAGCCTGTCAAATGTTGTAGGATTACCTTTAGAGCAACTAATCGAATTGTTCCACTGA
- a CDS encoding tRNA dihydrouridine synthase produces the protein MLLSKWRSTESPEIQIGNRILKTRYFLAPLAGYTQYAFRVALRELGGLGLCTTDLVLASQMMAGSRKSKALLMTSVEDEPLTVQIFSGITSELVRGARWLEDRGYEAVDLNMGCPMAKINGNGGGARIMCAPEAACQMVADVVDAVSIPVTVKMRLGWDRDSITAPLLAREFEKAGVAAITIHGRTRNQGFGGTVDREGIKQTVEAVHHIPVIGNGDICTVEDAFQMRNETGCEAVSIGRGAMLDPWIFRKISQAVGREEPLSEPTVEEQIQFLVRHFTLMIEQYDDYGCKLIRKFAAWYGARLGIPEDLENRLRQFESIDEFHDIVAKIRLRHGERKSSVATALIKTPNGPVERW, from the coding sequence ATGCTACTTTCAAAATGGAGATCAACAGAATCTCCTGAAATCCAAATTGGTAATCGTATCCTCAAAACTCGGTATTTTCTTGCGCCTTTAGCGGGATATACGCAGTATGCTTTTCGTGTCGCATTGAGGGAGTTGGGTGGGTTAGGATTATGTACGACCGATTTGGTCCTGGCTTCGCAGATGATGGCCGGCAGCCGTAAATCCAAGGCACTGTTAATGACTTCTGTTGAAGATGAGCCTCTTACCGTACAGATCTTTAGCGGGATCACTTCCGAGTTAGTGAGAGGAGCACGCTGGTTAGAAGATCGGGGATACGAAGCCGTCGATCTTAATATGGGATGCCCGATGGCTAAGATCAACGGGAACGGTGGAGGCGCAAGGATTATGTGTGCTCCGGAGGCAGCCTGTCAGATGGTGGCTGATGTAGTAGATGCCGTTTCTATACCAGTGACAGTGAAAATGCGATTGGGATGGGACCGAGATTCTATTACAGCACCTCTCCTGGCGAGAGAATTTGAAAAAGCAGGTGTAGCAGCAATCACCATTCATGGCCGCACTCGCAATCAAGGATTTGGAGGAACCGTTGATCGTGAAGGAATCAAACAAACAGTCGAAGCGGTTCATCATATTCCCGTGATTGGTAATGGCGATATTTGTACGGTTGAGGATGCCTTTCAAATGAGAAACGAAACCGGGTGTGAGGCGGTTTCCATTGGTCGAGGAGCCATGCTTGATCCTTGGATTTTTCGTAAGATTTCTCAGGCTGTTGGGCGAGAAGAACCTCTCTCAGAACCAACTGTAGAAGAACAAATTCAATTTCTGGTTCGGCATTTTACATTGATGATAGAACAATATGATGACTATGGTTGCAAGTTAATTCGCAAGTTTGCTGCTTGGTATGGAGCCCGTTTGGGAATTCCTGAAGATCTGGAAAATCGCTTACGACAATTTGAATCGATCGACGAATTCCATGATATCGTCGCGAAAATTCGTTTGCGGCATGGAGAACGCAAATCTTCAGTAGCAACCGCTTTAATTAAGACTCCCAATGGTCCGGTAGAACGTTGGTGA
- a CDS encoding GEVED domain-containing protein, with protein MMFTRTKRRNQPGRIGSLLDYLRKGRDKRLRNQRLNSLSIAISTTELLEDRTLLSATNPFFNPNAYDNSNDVTPANSSDDTSHLNIIPLSHQTQAEQRAAIPVSEEDKQKNRNDLGQVDNPDGFTQFATNENETIGTTGSNDDLSNAEFIAGFGTGLNDDFEVDLAGFLANTGILTFGPFAEDDGSIPLANDLGLANGTQIRVVGGTIGDGPHGSAGTGTGDFDFYRLGGVQAGQRITVSVEDATQFFGLDPIVAIYSSSGTQVAFDDDSGTFLDSLINFVAPLDDDYFIMVGGFGTGLPSDPNDETSGAGVGPNASAEGVYNLTVGLNAVDIDYYSFELEAGDVLGANVFGAGQTLALYDSTGQLLIESSRFLSDLYPEDSPLPGDGNASASFVAPTSGTYFVSVTGIIGLYNLELKVFRPELETQLVDSGAVQTLFIDFDGANVDPALFDDFLVPPDIANLSPLSAFLSNWGLTDADEDAVIDAIMATITDNFADVGSLGNNGDFFDPINGGNPGDYGIRILNSRDHADPFGQENVSRVIVGGTIAELGISTIGIAESIDVGNFDTTESAVVLLDLLSSTNPADPNSLNNIIRNFNTTIIDLVGEAVGNIVSHEAGHFFGLWHTSRFNADSQIMDVGGDIGNSIGIGPDGFFGTTDDDPVEFGTDFLFEFLGRQDSINTLAFGLSTAGNFGLDFGDAPGPYPTLLADDGARHSLEGGLTLGSSIDLELDGLPSLDASGDGADEDGIIFLSNGISQSDGFTTIQVESSGDGFLQGWIDFNRDGAWDISEQVVTDLQVTAGVTTVQIAIPQGAAFSIGETFARFRLSTQAGLGVTGFAPDGEVEDYRVDLTPSRFGTITFDAATYDAGDLITITVTDGDLLGLATVNVLVTSSGGDSETVVLTATGSGTFVGTIFSSPGTVVTENGTLEVVFGETITAAYEDADTGQGQPGNFLLEFVSSGLNSPRDIVFGPDGDLYVSNGFENSNGSDHSIERFNGQTGASEGSFVIPGSGGLDVPNGMAFGPDGNLYVASSDTGQILRFDGQTGAIIGTGVFASGGGLVEPRFITFGPGSAPGVPDLYVADTGFLRDRILRYDGLTGAFIGEFVARNEGGMGKPYGMTFDSNGNLYVASFSTNEILKFDSNGDVVPGGPFIAAGTGGLANPRGLTIGPDGLLYVANGATESILRFDPDTGDFIDNYTFGRAVQLPYGVTFGPDNNLYVVDTDLGQVLKFAGPFGTTTPQTITDTALIVASNGVDFGDAPDSFPNLVGDPDGEGPQHALNNNGLLLGSVVSAEADGQESAAANLDDDDGILLNPIIAGDSASTITVLSTGIGFIDAWIDFNGNGTWEANEQVLSSHAVVAGANSVAVSLPPGIVVGEVAARFRLSSAGGLTTTSPAADGEVEDYLVTIVPQNFVGLLPDPNRPGKSALFITGTQQNDIILISENFAGLIQVTINGVNLGEFAPTGGVYAWGLGGDDHIIADDTFYDTESMFFGGLGNDYLQGGWASDVLIGGAGNDVLEGGPDGFDILIGGSGSDFIRGHDEATYTNYGANGDILIGGSTVYDNGLTQLFGILSEWTSATPFGDRVENIRTRVTNTATGVNNIKLDSTTVFNDGEVDKLFGAVARGDDWFLLDLGLDLNNAGAHDILN; from the coding sequence ATGATGTTTACGAGAACTAAACGTCGTAACCAGCCAGGTCGAATTGGTTCACTACTAGATTACCTTCGCAAAGGTCGTGACAAACGATTAAGAAATCAACGTCTCAACTCATTATCAATTGCGATTTCTACGACTGAGCTCTTAGAAGACAGGACACTGCTTTCAGCAACAAATCCATTCTTTAATCCCAATGCCTACGATAATTCGAATGATGTAACACCAGCAAACTCTAGTGATGATACCTCACACCTCAATATCATTCCACTTTCTCATCAAACACAAGCCGAACAAAGAGCAGCGATTCCCGTCTCTGAAGAAGACAAGCAAAAAAATCGAAATGATTTGGGACAAGTTGATAATCCAGATGGTTTTACACAATTTGCCACAAATGAAAATGAAACCATTGGTACGACAGGCTCAAATGACGATCTATCCAATGCAGAGTTTATTGCTGGCTTTGGAACAGGTCTCAATGATGACTTTGAAGTCGATCTTGCTGGTTTTCTGGCAAATACGGGTATCCTCACATTCGGCCCCTTTGCAGAAGATGATGGCTCAATCCCATTGGCTAATGATCTGGGTTTAGCAAATGGTACCCAAATTAGAGTCGTAGGTGGTACGATCGGGGATGGCCCTCATGGTAGCGCTGGAACCGGAACTGGCGACTTTGACTTTTACCGTCTGGGAGGAGTTCAAGCAGGACAGAGAATTACAGTTTCCGTGGAAGACGCTACGCAATTCTTTGGCTTAGACCCTATTGTCGCTATCTATAGCAGCTCTGGTACTCAAGTGGCTTTTGATGATGATAGTGGCACATTCCTCGATAGCCTGATCAATTTTGTCGCCCCTTTGGATGATGATTACTTTATTATGGTAGGTGGGTTTGGTACAGGCCTCCCCTCTGATCCAAATGATGAAACAAGTGGTGCCGGTGTCGGCCCCAATGCAAGTGCTGAAGGAGTATACAATCTCACTGTAGGTCTTAATGCGGTCGACATCGATTATTATTCCTTTGAACTAGAAGCAGGCGATGTTCTTGGTGCCAATGTATTTGGTGCAGGTCAAACGCTTGCGCTTTATGATTCTACAGGGCAGTTGCTTATCGAATCCTCACGGTTTCTCTCTGATCTCTATCCCGAAGATAGTCCTTTACCAGGAGACGGCAACGCATCTGCTTCTTTCGTAGCACCGACCTCTGGCACTTATTTTGTCTCAGTCACAGGAATTATCGGCCTGTATAATCTTGAATTAAAAGTGTTCCGTCCTGAGTTGGAAACTCAACTCGTCGATTCCGGGGCGGTTCAAACCCTCTTCATTGACTTTGATGGAGCCAATGTCGACCCAGCTCTCTTTGATGATTTTCTGGTCCCCCCCGACATTGCGAATCTCTCTCCTTTAAGTGCTTTCCTCAGTAATTGGGGGTTGACAGATGCAGATGAAGATGCCGTGATTGACGCGATCATGGCAACGATTACGGACAACTTCGCTGATGTTGGCTCACTAGGAAACAATGGTGATTTCTTTGACCCCATCAACGGTGGTAATCCTGGTGATTACGGCATTCGAATTTTGAATAGTCGAGATCATGCCGACCCCTTCGGACAGGAAAACGTCAGTCGGGTAATCGTAGGTGGTACGATCGCTGAACTTGGAATCAGTACCATTGGCATTGCCGAATCAATCGATGTTGGAAACTTTGATACAACTGAATCAGCGGTTGTTCTTCTTGATTTACTCAGTAGTACAAACCCAGCTGACCCTAACTCTCTGAATAATATTATCCGAAACTTTAACACCACGATCATAGATTTGGTGGGAGAGGCAGTTGGAAATATTGTTTCACACGAGGCAGGACACTTCTTCGGGCTTTGGCACACTTCGAGGTTTAACGCCGACTCTCAAATTATGGACGTAGGGGGAGATATTGGCAACAGCATTGGTATCGGTCCTGATGGTTTCTTCGGCACAACCGATGATGATCCTGTCGAATTTGGGACGGACTTCTTGTTTGAATTTCTTGGCAGACAGGATAGTATCAACACATTAGCATTTGGACTTTCTACCGCCGGTAACTTTGGTCTTGATTTCGGGGACGCTCCTGGCCCCTACCCAACACTTCTCGCAGATGACGGAGCCAGACACAGTTTGGAAGGGGGCCTGACACTTGGCTCATCTATCGATCTGGAATTGGATGGACTTCCGAGTCTGGATGCTTCTGGAGATGGAGCCGACGAAGATGGAATCATCTTCCTCTCGAATGGGATTTCTCAAAGCGACGGATTCACTACAATTCAGGTAGAGTCATCTGGTGATGGATTCCTGCAGGGTTGGATTGATTTCAATCGTGATGGAGCCTGGGATATCAGCGAGCAAGTCGTCACTGACCTTCAAGTCACAGCCGGTGTCACTACCGTTCAAATCGCCATCCCACAGGGAGCCGCATTCAGCATTGGTGAAACCTTCGCCCGATTCCGATTGAGCACACAAGCGGGACTTGGTGTCACTGGCTTTGCACCTGATGGTGAAGTTGAAGACTACCGTGTCGATCTTACTCCTTCACGTTTTGGTACTATTACGTTTGATGCAGCCACTTATGATGCCGGTGATTTAATTACCATCACTGTCACTGATGGTGACTTACTGGGATTAGCCACAGTAAATGTACTCGTGACGTCATCGGGTGGAGATTCTGAAACCGTTGTCTTAACGGCAACAGGATCCGGGACCTTCGTAGGTACTATTTTCTCTTCACCTGGTACGGTGGTCACTGAAAACGGAACTTTGGAAGTTGTATTTGGCGAAACCATCACAGCAGCTTACGAAGATGCCGACACAGGCCAAGGCCAACCCGGTAATTTCCTGCTCGAATTTGTATCATCTGGTTTAAACAGTCCACGCGATATCGTATTTGGACCCGATGGTGATCTTTACGTAAGCAATGGTTTTGAAAACTCCAATGGTTCGGACCACAGTATCGAACGATTCAATGGTCAAACAGGAGCTTCTGAAGGTTCCTTTGTGATTCCGGGATCAGGAGGACTTGATGTCCCCAATGGAATGGCCTTTGGCCCTGATGGCAACCTCTATGTTGCCAGTTCTGATACCGGACAAATCCTGCGTTTCGATGGTCAGACAGGAGCGATTATCGGAACAGGTGTGTTTGCATCAGGCGGTGGTCTCGTGGAGCCACGCTTTATTACTTTTGGTCCGGGCTCTGCTCCTGGAGTTCCTGATCTTTATGTGGCAGACACCGGATTTCTACGTGACCGTATATTACGATATGATGGTCTGACAGGTGCCTTCATCGGTGAGTTTGTCGCTCGAAATGAAGGAGGTATGGGCAAACCATATGGTATGACCTTTGATTCTAATGGAAACCTTTATGTAGCCAGCTTCAGTACTAACGAAATTCTGAAATTCGATTCCAATGGTGATGTTGTCCCCGGGGGTCCATTCATTGCCGCTGGTACTGGCGGTCTAGCAAATCCACGTGGTCTGACAATTGGGCCTGATGGATTACTCTATGTTGCGAATGGTGCGACTGAAAGTATCCTCCGCTTCGACCCGGACACAGGCGACTTCATTGACAATTACACCTTCGGACGGGCTGTGCAACTACCATATGGTGTCACGTTTGGTCCTGATAATAACTTGTATGTCGTTGACACCGACCTGGGTCAAGTTCTCAAGTTTGCAGGCCCCTTTGGCACCACAACTCCTCAAACGATTACCGATACAGCACTCATCGTCGCCTCTAATGGTGTTGATTTTGGTGATGCACCTGACTCCTTCCCCAACCTCGTTGGTGATCCAGATGGTGAAGGCCCACAACACGCTCTCAATAATAACGGTCTTCTTTTAGGAAGTGTGGTCTCCGCTGAAGCTGATGGGCAAGAATCTGCAGCCGCTAATCTCGATGATGATGACGGCATCTTGCTGAATCCCATCATTGCCGGCGATTCTGCTTCCACTATTACGGTACTTTCGACTGGAATTGGGTTTATCGATGCCTGGATTGATTTCAACGGCAATGGAACCTGGGAAGCTAATGAGCAAGTTCTCAGTAGCCATGCAGTGGTCGCTGGTGCCAATTCTGTTGCAGTATCATTACCACCGGGAATCGTCGTGGGTGAAGTTGCCGCTCGATTCCGTCTGAGTTCAGCTGGTGGATTAACCACGACTAGCCCTGCCGCTGATGGTGAAGTAGAAGACTATCTGGTCACAATCGTTCCACAAAACTTTGTTGGCTTACTACCTGACCCGAACCGACCTGGAAAATCGGCTCTGTTTATTACAGGTACTCAGCAAAATGACATCATCTTGATCTCGGAAAATTTTGCTGGTCTGATCCAGGTTACGATTAACGGCGTCAATCTTGGAGAGTTTGCTCCCACTGGTGGTGTGTATGCCTGGGGTCTGGGCGGAGACGATCATATCATCGCAGATGACACCTTTTATGATACCGAATCCATGTTCTTCGGTGGCCTTGGCAATGACTACCTACAAGGTGGCTGGGCCAGTGATGTACTAATCGGTGGTGCTGGTAATGATGTTCTCGAAGGTGGCCCTGACGGATTTGATATTCTCATCGGTGGATCGGGATCCGACTTTATTCGTGGTCATGATGAAGCGACATACACAAACTATGGTGCCAATGGTGATATTCTGATTGGTGGTTCTACGGTTTACGACAATGGATTGACCCAACTATTTGGAATTCTATCAGAATGGACGTCTGCTACACCGTTTGGAGATCGTGTCGAAAATATTCGCACACGTGTCACCAACACCGCAACGGGTGTCAATAATATCAAGTTAGATAGCACTACTGTCTTTAACGATGGTGAGGTTGATAAACTCTTTGGAGCTGTTGCCCGAGGTGATGACTGGTTCCTGCTTGATCTGGGACTGGATCTGAACAATGCCGGTGCTCATGATATTCTTAACTAA